In Janibacter alkaliphilus, the following proteins share a genomic window:
- a CDS encoding SRPBCC family protein: MSSDQPDSTDQQSADQQSADQQSAAQQGGGEDGAKVVTATREIAAPAATLFELVADPARQPEWDGNDNLAEVVRGERVRAVGDVFSMLLTNDKVRDNHVVDFTEGRVIAWRPASEGQDPAGHEWRWEIEPIDATRSRVTHTYDWRELTDEARMAKAASTTAENLRASLDRLAEVAEVAETG, translated from the coding sequence ATGAGCAGCGACCAGCCCGACAGCACCGATCAGCAGAGCGCCGATCAGCAGAGCGCCGATCAGCAGAGCGCCGCGCAGCAGGGTGGCGGCGAGGACGGGGCGAAGGTGGTCACCGCCACCCGCGAGATCGCGGCCCCGGCGGCCACCCTCTTCGAGCTCGTCGCCGACCCCGCCCGCCAGCCGGAGTGGGACGGCAACGACAACCTCGCCGAGGTCGTCCGCGGCGAACGGGTGCGGGCGGTCGGCGACGTCTTCTCGATGCTGCTGACCAACGACAAGGTCCGCGACAACCACGTCGTCGACTTCACCGAGGGCCGGGTCATCGCCTGGCGCCCGGCCAGCGAGGGTCAGGACCCGGCTGGGCACGAGTGGCGCTGGGAGATCGAGCCGATCGACGCGACCCGCAGCCGGGTGACGCACACCTACGACTGGCGCGAGCTCACCGACGAGGCGCGGATGGCCAAGGCCGCCTCGACCACCGCCGAGAACCTGCGGGCCTCGCTGGACCGGCTCGCCGAGGTCGCCGAGGTCGCCGAGACAGGCTGA